In Primulina huaijiensis isolate GDHJ02 chromosome 16, ASM1229523v2, whole genome shotgun sequence, a single genomic region encodes these proteins:
- the LOC140961350 gene encoding auxin-induced protein PCNT115-like isoform X2, giving the protein MAVTVERIKLGSQGLEVSKQGLGCMGMSSAYGVPKPEPEMISLIHHAINSGVTFLDTSDFYGPHTNEVLIGKALKGVVREKVQIATKFGVTFKDGKMEVCGDPAYVRASCEASLKRLDIDYIDIYYVHRIDTHVPIEVTMGELKKLVEEGKIKYVGLSEASASTIRRANAVHPITAVQNEWSLWTRDVEEEIVPICRELGIGIVPYSPLGRGFLSSGPKLLENFSENDFRKVGAYLHSWG; this is encoded by the exons ATGGCCGTGACAGTGGAGAGGATCAAGCTGGGTTCACAGGGATTGGAGGTGTCTAAACAAGGGCTGGGATGTATGGGAATGTCATCTGCTTACGGCGTGCCAAAGCCCGAGCCCGAAATGATATCCCTCATTCACCATGCCATCAACTCCGGCGTCACGTTTCTTGATACCTCGGATTTCTATGGCCCCCACACCAACGAAGTTTTGATTGGAAAg GCTTTGAAAGGAGTAGTTAGAGAAAAAGTTCAAATCGCCACCAAGTTTGGGGTAACTTTCAAAGATGGGAAGATGGAAGTATGTGGTGACCCTGCATATGTTAGAGCCTCATGCGAAGCAAGTTTGAAGCGTCTTGATATTGattatattgatatatattatgttCATCGGATTGATACTCATGTGCCTATTGAAGTTACG ATGGGAGAACTAAAGAAACTTGTTGAAGAagggaaaataaaatatgtCGGCCTCTCTGAGGCATCTGCTTCAACAATCAGAAGGGCGAATGCTGTCCATCCAATAACCGCTGTCCAGAATGAGTGGTCCTTGTGGACGAGGGATGTGGAAGAAGAAATAGTTCCTATTTGTCG AGAACTGGGAATTGGAATCGTCCCATACAGTCCACTTGGACGAGGTTTCTTGTCATCTGGTCCTAAACTCCTAGAGAACTTCTCAGAGAATGATTTCCGTAAGGTTGGTGCCTATCTACACTCGTGGGGCTAA
- the LOC140961736 gene encoding uncharacterized protein, translated as MFYLRILLNQVRGPTSFEDLMIVNGVTYSTFKESAQMRGLLQQDDYVKKCLQEARSVRMSSSLRRLFVSILVFCQPTIVRELWDEFHPYMCEDYGKEISSSNLINNKLLLEIRKLLHQYKKKLDDFDLPSISAEFLEDTPLPRIIEDELSYQIYDDYLRSIERLNAQQRIAFDTIIESIMHNQSKLFFIDGHGGTGKTFLYRSMLAHIRKMGKIIIAIATSEIAATLLQGGRTAYSRFQTELAELIRRASAIVWDEAPMANRYAFDSVSKSFQDIMENQIAFGGKTMVFVRFLTNVTGDGLQHTVNHYFIKLPNSIIIPWEDEQSIQMLIDYVFPNMINHVNDENYMVHRAIITPKKVDVDNINQMLILKLPGEEKEYRSWDSVEDDNHNLFQEEFLNSLSLSGLPPHKIILKIGSPITILRNVEPELGLCNGTRLMCRSLGKNFIDAEIITGPHKSTRFFLHRMPLKSEDNSALPFELTCRHFPIRLSFALTINIAQGQTIPNIGIFLLNHVFSHG; from the exons ATGTTTTATCTTCGTATCCTTTTAAATCAAGTTAGGGGCCCAACATCTTTTGAAGATTTGATGATTGTGAATGGGGTAACATATTCAACATTTAAGGAGTCTGCTCAAATGAGGGGGCTTCTCCAACAGGATGATTACGTAAAAAAATGTCTGCAAGAAGCACGCTCTGTTAGAATGTCATCTTCATTGAGAAGGTTATTTGTATCCATACTGGTGTTCTGTCAACCAACAATAGTTCGAGAACTCTGGGATGAGTTTCATCCTTACATGTGTGAAGATTATGGTAAAGAAATTTCATCAAGTAACTTAATCAACAATAAGTTATTGCTTGAGATACGAAAGTTGTTGCATCAGTACAAAAAGAAACTTGATGATTTTGATTTGCCATCAATAAGTGCTGAGTTTTTAGAAGACACACCGCTACCAAGAATAATTGAGGATGAGCTTTCTTATCAGATTTATGATGATTATTTGAGATCTATCGAACGTTTGAATGCTCAACAGAGGATTGCTTTTGACACCATCATAGAAAGTATTATGCATAACCAATCAAAACTTTTCTTCATTGATGGTCATGGAGGTACTGGTAAGACTTTTTTATACCGCTCAATGTTGGCACATATAAGAAAAATGGGTAAAATTATAATTGCGATAGCAACATCTGAGATAGCTGCGACATTGTTGCAAGGTGGAAGAACCGCATATTCACGTTTTCAG acagAACTTGCAGAACTAATAAGACGTGCATCAGCTATAGTATGGGACGAGGCTCCAATGGCAAATCGCTATGCTTTTGATTCCGTCAGTAAGAGTTTCCAAGATATTATGGAAAATCAAATAGCATTTGGAGGGAAGACAATGGTTTTTGTGCGATTTTTGACAAATGTTACCG GTGATGGATTGCAACATACTGTGAAtcattatttcataaaattaccAAATTCAATTATAATACCATGGGAAGATGAACAATCAATTCAGATGTTGATTGATTATGTTTTTCCTAATATGATAAATCATGTGAATGATGAAAACTATATGGTCCATAGAGCCATCATCACACCAAAAAAAGTTGATGTCGACAATATTAATCAAATGCTCATTCTCAAGTTACCTGGAGAGGAAAAAGAGTATAGATCTTGGGATAGTGTAGAAGACGACAATCACAACCTTTTTCAAGAAGAATTTTTGAATTCCCTTAGTCTAAGTGGTTTGCCACCacataaaatcatattgaaAATAGGAAGTCCTATCACGATCTTGAGAAATGTTGAGCCCGAACTTGGTCTATGCAATGGAACAAGATTAATGTGCCGTAGTCTTGGTAAAAATTTTATAGATGCCGAGATCATAACAGGTCCTCATAAGAGTACCAGATTCTTTCTACATAGAATGCCCTTGAAAAGTGAAGATAACTCTGCATTACCATTTGAGTTGACATGTCGACATTTTCCCATAAGACTTAGTTTTGCTTTGACAATAAACATAGCACAAGGTCAAACAATCCCAAATATTGGCATATTTTTGCTTAATCATGTGTTCAGCCATGGTTAG
- the LOC140960892 gene encoding uncharacterized protein encodes MYFFVPIFGLIIFFPLCFFKLDGGPIMVVTLQTYKKMAMRFLSLTSSSSVCERNWSQFEGIYIKKRNRLETSRLNDLVYFKFNDNLMKKKSKREMGGDLLLSSQGSEAQGWLVDDGDEDEVESGSGLTWRMVAEASGADEVLHPRRSAMNIPIKELDEDLDTSEEENEEDVDFESDDERIMDVVDGAYVDDLED; translated from the exons ATGTATTTTTTTGTACCCATCTttggtttaattattttttttcctctttgcTTTTTTAAGTTGGATGGTGGTCCAATTATGGTGGTGACACTCCAAACTTACAAAAAAATGGCAATGAGATTTCTCTCTTTGACAAGTAGTTCATCGGTGTGTGAAAGAAATTGGAGTCAATTTGAAGGG atatatatTAAGAAGAGGAATAGGCTTGAGACATCAAGACTGAATGATCTTgtatatttcaaattcaatGACAATCTTATGAAGAAGAAGAGTAAAAGAGAAATGGGTGGAGATTTGCTTCTATCCTCTCAAGGTAGTGAAGCTCAAGGTTGGCTTGTTGATGATGGTGATGAAGATGAGGTCGAGTCGGGTTCAGGACTTACTTGGAGAATGGTAGCGGAGGCCTCCGGAGCAGATGAAGTGCTACATCCAAGGAGGAGTGCAATGAACATCCCCATTAAAGAACTTGACGAAGATTTAGATACGTCGGAGGAGGAGAATGAAGAAGATGTTGATTTTGAGTCCGATGATGAGAGGATCATGGATGTAGTAGATGGTGCATatgtagatgatttggaagattAG